In one window of Juglans regia cultivar Chandler chromosome 3, Walnut 2.0, whole genome shotgun sequence DNA:
- the LOC108982746 gene encoding uncharacterized protein LOC108982746 — protein MSDPEIELHEEVFLQYKEYHTETEDEVGKTKYHKRQFEKIRSSKRVAVLLEPFQRVDKILMYMRLFQFDKLLWEELSSARMGVEPCLFAGDFNIICSDVERCGGSPRTRAAMDDFNRWIHQGGLIKMNSQGRKFSWCNGQHGLSRAWAKLDIVLLDAKLPLAFMNAHCSYLSRSTSDHSPMFIEFMKDPFTYGPSPFRFQQMWIEHPDFMSFVQMVWSEPVVGTGLMKLTSKLKKLKVALLEWNKRVFGQTNTQIAILEEKVVGLEHSLHSNWDNEVERELVRYSTKFYTWRRREDIRLAHMAKIKWRMEGDRNSKFFHVWLSNKRHRKIHKLRTTDGVEFNSPEEIHLGAVEYFSEFLQRSNQPRELSDLTNLISPVIEEEDCVRLSCIPLLDEVKEALSSIPINNCPGPDGFDHAFRLSAVCTPQPLRFTSASSAFCFAPVLRCVSARLRFKSAAVRFIPLQPSPHESAFQLQPSAHVSCVSRPHLSRFEPACSAQFFCCWH, from the exons ATGTCTGACCCGGAAATAGAGTTACATGAGGAAGTCTTTCTGCAGTATAAGGAATATCACACGGAAACAGAGGATGAAGTAGGGAAGACAAAATACCATAAGAGgcaatttgagaaaattaggAGTTCCAAAAGG GTGGCAGTGCTGCTAGAACCGTTTCAGCGTGTTGATAAAATTCTGATGTATATGCGGCTGTTTCAGTTTGATAAG TTGCTTTGGGAAGAGCTGAGTTCTGCTAGAATGGGTGTGGagccttgtttgtttgctggagattttaatataatttgttcGGATGTGGAAAGGTGTGGTGGTAGTCCAAGGACAAGAGCTGCAATGGATGACTTTAATAGATGGATTCACCAGGGCGGGTTGATTAAAATGAATTCTCAGGGGAGAAAGTTTTCATGGTGCAATGGTCAGCATGGATTATCTAGAGCTTGGGCTAAATTGGATATAGTGCTTCTTGATGCAAAGTTACCGTTAGCATTTATGAATGCACATTGTTCATATTTATCAAGGTCAACGTCGGATCATAGTCCCATGTTTATAGAATTCATGAAAGATCCTTTTACTTATGGCCCCTCTCCATTTaggtttcagcaaatgtggattGAGCACCCTGATTTTATGAGCTTTGTACAGATGGTGTGGTCTGAACCAGTGGTAGGTACGGGACTCATGAAATTAACTAGTAAACTTAAAAAGCTTAAGGTGGCTCTACTTGAATGGAACAAGAGGGTGTTTGGGCAAACCAATACTCAGATTGCTATTCTTGAAGAGAAGGTTGTGGGGCTTGAGCACTCGCTGCATAGTAATTGGGATAATGAGGTTGAGAGGGAGCTTGTGAGGTACTCTACTAAGTTTTATACTTGGAGGCGAAGGGAAGATATAAGATTAGCTCATATGGCTAAAATTAAGTGGAGAATGGAAGGTGATCGGAActcaaaattctttcatgtttggTTATCCAATAAAAGGCATAGGAAAATTCATAAGTTGAGAACTACGGATGGGGTAGAGTTCAATTCACCAGAAGAAATTCATCTTGGTGCCGTTGAATATTTTTCGGAGTTCCTACAAAGATCAAATCAGCCAAGAGAGTTGTCGGATTTAACAAACTTAATTTCGCCGGTTATTGAAGAAGAGGATTGTGTCCGGCTTAGTTGTATCCCTTTGTTAGATGAAGTTAAAGAGGCTCTCTCGTCTATTCCTATTAATAATTGTCCagggccagatggttttg ATCATGCGTTTCGTCTCTCTGCAGTGTGCACGCCTCAGCCTCTGCGTTTCACGTCCGCATCGTCCGCGTTTTGCTTCGCCCCTGTGCTGCGGTGCGTTTCAGCTCGCCTGCGTTTCAAGTCTGCTGCTGTGCGTTTCATTCCACTGCAGCCCAGCCCACATGAGTCTGCCTTCCAGCTCCAGCCCAGTGCGCACGTCTCTTGCGTTTCACGTCCACATCTCTCGCGTTTTGAGCCAGCCTGCAGTGCACAATTCTTTTGCTGCTGGCATTAG